One Mercurialis annua linkage group LG3, ddMerAnnu1.2, whole genome shotgun sequence DNA window includes the following coding sequences:
- the LOC126672097 gene encoding uncharacterized protein LOC126672097 isoform X2, whose protein sequence is MCDYVLCISPDTALDPTVCEVVKQSDQACREAVFFFVLGVCIVTDLKVSRKDFFSAAVHGRFVHPFAICCRSKGIHKRILGAPAQALIHRPSHHHCHHNSIEICFS, encoded by the exons ATGTGTGATTATGTGCTTTGCAT AAGTCCAGACACTGCTCTAGATCCAACTGTATGTGAAGTTGTTAAACAATCGGATCAGGCTTGTAGAGAAGCCGTATTCTTCTTTGTG CTTGGTGTCTGCATTGTTACTGATCTCAAAGTTAGTCGAAAGGATTTTTTCTCTGCTGCGGTTCATGGCCGATTTGTTCATCCTTTCGCTATTTGCTGCCGATCTAAAG GAATTCACAAGCGTATATTAGGAGCACCGGCACAGGCACTTATCCATCGCCCGAGTCATCACCACTGCCATCACAATTCgattgagatttgtttttcttaa
- the LOC126672097 gene encoding uncharacterized protein LOC126672097 isoform X1, translating into MASLSRSNHKKSPDTALDPTVCEVVKQSDQACREAVFFFVLGVCIVTDLKVSRKDFFSAAVHGRFVHPFAICCRSKGIHKRILGAPAQALIHRPSHHHCHHNSIEICFS; encoded by the exons AAGTCCAGACACTGCTCTAGATCCAACTGTATGTGAAGTTGTTAAACAATCGGATCAGGCTTGTAGAGAAGCCGTATTCTTCTTTGTG CTTGGTGTCTGCATTGTTACTGATCTCAAAGTTAGTCGAAAGGATTTTTTCTCTGCTGCGGTTCATGGCCGATTTGTTCATCCTTTCGCTATTTGCTGCCGATCTAAAG GAATTCACAAGCGTATATTAGGAGCACCGGCACAGGCACTTATCCATCGCCCGAGTCATCACCACTGCCATCACAATTCgattgagatttgtttttcttaa
- the LOC126672097 gene encoding uncharacterized protein LOC126672097 isoform X3 — translation MRSPDTALDPTVCEVVKQSDQACREAVFFFVLGVCIVTDLKVSRKDFFSAAVHGRFVHPFAICCRSKGIHKRILGAPAQALIHRPSHHHCHHNSIEICFS, via the exons ATGAG AAGTCCAGACACTGCTCTAGATCCAACTGTATGTGAAGTTGTTAAACAATCGGATCAGGCTTGTAGAGAAGCCGTATTCTTCTTTGTG CTTGGTGTCTGCATTGTTACTGATCTCAAAGTTAGTCGAAAGGATTTTTTCTCTGCTGCGGTTCATGGCCGATTTGTTCATCCTTTCGCTATTTGCTGCCGATCTAAAG GAATTCACAAGCGTATATTAGGAGCACCGGCACAGGCACTTATCCATCGCCCGAGTCATCACCACTGCCATCACAATTCgattgagatttgtttttcttaa